A section of the Saccharopolyspora gregorii genome encodes:
- a CDS encoding nuclear transport factor 2 family protein: MTGRPPYPPFGADTAAQKVQAAEDAWNTTDPEAVALAYTEDSVWRNRDRFVTGRAEIVEFLREKWRRELDYALRKELWAFTADRIAVRFQYECRDADGRWWRSYGNELWEFAPDGLMRRREASINDLAIDESERRIFGPRPAEQRGVPFPLR, from the coding sequence ATGACCGGACGTCCCCCGTACCCGCCGTTCGGCGCGGACACCGCGGCGCAGAAGGTGCAGGCCGCCGAGGACGCGTGGAACACCACCGACCCGGAGGCGGTCGCGCTCGCCTACACCGAGGACTCGGTGTGGCGGAACCGGGACCGGTTCGTCACCGGCCGGGCGGAGATCGTCGAGTTCCTGCGGGAGAAGTGGCGCCGCGAGCTGGACTACGCGCTGCGCAAGGAGTTGTGGGCCTTCACCGCGGACCGCATCGCGGTGCGGTTCCAGTACGAGTGCCGGGACGCGGACGGCCGCTGGTGGCGCTCGTACGGCAACGAGCTGTGGGAGTTCGCGCCGGACGGCCTGATGCGCCGCCGCGAGGCCAGCATCAACGATCTGGCGATCGACGAATCGGAGCGGCGGATCTTCGGCCCGCGCCCGGCCGAGCAGCGCGGGGTGCCGTTCCCGCTGCGGTGA
- a CDS encoding TetR/AcrR family transcriptional regulator, translating to MDQRTATTRLLDAAEELFYARGVQAVGMDEIRAASGVSLKRLYQCFPSKEQLVVGYLRRRDGRWRDSLARSVTTRARGAEQVLAVFDWLHEWFSEAGFHGCAFLNSFGELGATSPAVAAVVREHKTEVQRYLATLLTDADTDADTDAGEARAGALAEQLNVLVEGAITTAAITGTPAPAHHARAAAEALLDRR from the coding sequence ATGGACCAGCGCACCGCCACCACCCGGCTGCTCGACGCCGCCGAGGAGCTGTTCTACGCGCGCGGCGTGCAGGCCGTCGGCATGGACGAGATCCGCGCCGCCTCCGGCGTCTCGCTCAAACGGCTCTACCAGTGCTTCCCCTCGAAGGAACAGCTCGTCGTCGGCTACCTGCGGCGCCGCGACGGGCGGTGGCGCGACTCCCTCGCCCGCTCCGTCACCACCCGCGCCCGAGGCGCCGAACAGGTGCTCGCCGTCTTCGACTGGCTGCACGAGTGGTTCTCCGAAGCGGGTTTCCACGGCTGCGCGTTCCTGAACTCCTTCGGCGAGCTCGGCGCCACCAGCCCCGCCGTCGCCGCCGTCGTCCGCGAGCACAAGACCGAGGTGCAGCGGTACCTCGCCACGCTCCTCACCGACGCCGACACCGACGCCGACACCGACGCCGGCGAGGCGCGGGCCGGCGCGCTGGCCGAACAGCTCAACGTCCTCGTCGAAGGCGCCATCACCACCGCCGCGATCACCGGCACCCCGGCCCCGGCCCACCACGCGCGAGCAGCGGCCGAAGCCCTCCTCGACCGCCGCTGA
- a CDS encoding VOC family protein: MEQRVSLVTLGVDDLARAKAFYERLGWRGQELSETVFFQTGGSAFVLWGREALARDCGLPVGNGFGGVCLAHNARSAAEVDEIVAAAEAAGAVVTRRPAETFYGGYAGVFTDPDGHPWEIAHNPGFPLAADGSLIIPDLSAP; the protein is encoded by the coding sequence ATGGAGCAGCGGGTGAGTCTGGTCACGCTCGGGGTGGACGATCTGGCGCGGGCGAAGGCGTTCTACGAGCGGCTCGGGTGGCGCGGGCAGGAGCTCAGCGAAACCGTGTTCTTCCAGACCGGCGGCAGCGCGTTCGTGCTGTGGGGCCGGGAGGCGCTCGCGCGCGACTGCGGGCTGCCGGTGGGGAACGGGTTCGGCGGCGTCTGCCTCGCGCACAACGCCCGGTCCGCGGCCGAGGTCGACGAGATCGTCGCGGCTGCCGAGGCGGCCGGTGCGGTGGTGACCAGGCGTCCTGCGGAGACGTTCTACGGCGGCTACGCGGGCGTGTTCACCGACCCGGACGGGCACCCGTGGGAGATCGCGCACAACCCGGGTTTCCCGCTCGCCGCCGACGGTTCCCTCATCATCCCGGACCTCAGCGCCCCGTAG
- a CDS encoding peptidase E, which produces MRLLLSSWFLTAERRPPALPSTLRSGKAGVVLNALDGAGSSRARVHAREARTFESFGYSCEELDLRDYSAAGEDLSRRLADLDLIWAAGGNAFVLARAMTRVGFRDALLVQLPRPEFVYGGYSAGACVAGPDLRGIDLIDDPTTLPAGYPPGTAPECLRLVPHRIVPHWRSAHAEAEGAERAAAHLADRGLLHRCLRDGEVVNVDATTGSVT; this is translated from the coding sequence ATGAGGCTGTTGCTGAGCTCCTGGTTCCTGACCGCCGAACGCCGTCCACCGGCCCTGCCCAGCACCCTTCGCAGCGGGAAAGCGGGCGTCGTCTTGAACGCGCTCGACGGGGCCGGTAGCTCACGTGCTCGCGTTCACGCCCGTGAGGCACGCACGTTCGAGAGCTTCGGTTATTCCTGCGAAGAACTCGATCTCCGTGATTACTCCGCTGCTGGGGAAGACCTTTCCCGGCGCCTGGCCGACCTCGATCTCATCTGGGCTGCGGGCGGCAATGCGTTCGTCCTGGCCCGCGCCATGACCCGTGTCGGGTTCCGCGACGCCCTCCTGGTGCAGTTGCCTCGGCCGGAGTTCGTCTACGGCGGCTACTCGGCGGGAGCGTGCGTGGCCGGACCGGACCTCCGGGGCATCGACCTCATCGACGACCCGACCACCCTGCCGGCGGGCTATCCGCCGGGCACCGCACCGGAGTGCCTCCGCCTGGTGCCCCATCGGATCGTTCCGCACTGGCGCTCTGCGCACGCCGAGGCGGAAGGCGCGGAGCGGGCCGCCGCGCACCTGGCCGACCGCGGGCTGCTGCACAGATGCCTGCGGGACGGGGAGGTGGTGAACGTCGACGCCACCACCGGGTCGGTCACCTGA
- the dusB gene encoding tRNA dihydrouridine synthase DusB, translating to MAGVTVLDSMVPTAENPPAHSLRIGPHAVDPPVVLAPMAGITNVAFRRLCREYGAGLYVCEMITSRALVERHPQTMQMITFDADEHPRSMQLYGVDPVTMGEAVRMIVAEDLADHVDMNFGCPVPKVTRKGGGSALPYKRRLFEDIVTAAVRAAEPAGIPVTVKFRIGIDDDHLTYLDAGRIAEESGAAAVALHARTAAQRYSGTADWSTIARLKEAVRGIPVLGNGDIFSAGDALRMMAETGCDGVVVGRGCLGRPWLFRDLQAAFTGREIPPGPNLGEVRWVLRRHGELLSEHMGEQKGVRDLRKHMAQYLRGFPVGSDLRHRFGLVSSLAELDDLLAGLDPDVPFPADAEGPRGRQGSAGKVVLPEGWLDDPEDRCVPAGAEIDHSGG from the coding sequence ATGGCGGGCGTGACCGTGCTCGATTCGATGGTGCCGACCGCCGAGAACCCGCCCGCGCACTCGCTGCGGATCGGGCCGCACGCGGTGGATCCGCCGGTGGTGCTCGCGCCGATGGCCGGGATCACGAACGTGGCGTTCCGCAGGTTGTGCCGGGAGTACGGCGCGGGGCTCTACGTCTGCGAGATGATCACGAGCCGGGCGCTGGTGGAGCGGCATCCGCAGACCATGCAGATGATCACGTTCGACGCCGACGAGCACCCGCGGTCGATGCAGCTGTACGGCGTCGACCCGGTGACCATGGGCGAAGCGGTGCGGATGATCGTGGCCGAGGACCTCGCCGACCACGTGGACATGAACTTCGGCTGCCCCGTCCCGAAGGTCACCCGCAAGGGCGGCGGCTCGGCGCTGCCGTACAAGCGGCGGCTGTTCGAGGACATCGTCACCGCGGCGGTGCGCGCCGCCGAGCCCGCGGGCATCCCGGTCACCGTCAAGTTCCGCATCGGCATCGACGACGACCACCTGACCTACCTGGACGCGGGCCGCATCGCCGAGGAGTCCGGCGCCGCCGCCGTCGCGCTGCACGCGCGCACCGCCGCGCAGCGCTACTCGGGCACCGCCGACTGGAGCACGATCGCCCGCCTGAAGGAGGCCGTGCGCGGCATCCCGGTCCTCGGCAACGGCGACATCTTCAGCGCCGGCGACGCGCTGCGGATGATGGCCGAGACCGGCTGCGACGGCGTCGTCGTCGGGCGCGGCTGCCTCGGCCGGCCCTGGCTGTTCCGCGACCTGCAGGCCGCGTTCACCGGCCGCGAGATCCCGCCGGGACCGAACCTCGGCGAGGTGCGGTGGGTGCTGCGCAGGCACGGCGAGCTGCTCAGCGAGCACATGGGCGAGCAGAAGGGCGTCCGCGACCTGCGCAAGCACATGGCGCAGTACCTGCGCGGGTTCCCCGTCGGCTCCGACCTGCGGCACCGGTTCGGGCTGGTGTCCAGCCTCGCCGAGCTCGACGACCTGCTCGCCGGCCTCGACCCGGACGTGCCGTTCCCCGCCGACGCCGAAGGCCCCCGCGGGCGCCAGGGCTCCGCCGGGAAGGTCGTGCTCCCCGAGGGCTGGCTGGACGACCCCGAGGACCGGTGCGTGCCCGCGGGCGCCGAGATCGACCACAGCGGCGGCTGA
- a CDS encoding GGDEF domain-containing protein: MTGLRDGFAGPEPLREDVARSLCPAPAPPPDLGPRRTRHELANEGGMVELHESIAALLASRGQWRQAYHHLRSALDLLSTQDTPRVPEQLRHEVNRLRREHAEAREQSLRDSLTASYNRRYLDERLADLLAVDGPGGLAVGLVDLDWFKQVNDTYGHLLGDRVLQRVVDLLQEALPSGSFCARYGGEEFVLVLPSIDAARAVAVCEAARIRIERFPWSQLAPGLRVTVSIGMAHEPDTGQHASPSATAEQQLIGADALLYAAKQSGRNAVAYRSASEVHIAGLGAERRAGARLLGY, encoded by the coding sequence ATGACCGGATTGCGCGACGGCTTCGCCGGACCCGAACCTCTGCGCGAGGACGTCGCGCGTTCGTTGTGCCCCGCACCGGCTCCACCGCCGGACCTCGGGCCGCGACGCACGCGTCACGAGCTGGCCAACGAGGGCGGCATGGTGGAACTGCACGAGTCGATCGCCGCGCTGCTGGCGTCCCGGGGGCAGTGGCGCCAGGCCTACCACCACCTGCGCTCCGCGCTGGACCTGCTGTCCACCCAGGACACCCCGCGCGTGCCCGAACAGCTCCGGCACGAGGTGAACCGGCTGCGCCGCGAGCACGCCGAAGCCCGCGAGCAGAGCCTCCGCGACAGCCTCACCGCCAGCTACAACCGGCGCTACCTCGACGAACGCCTCGCCGACCTGCTCGCCGTCGACGGCCCGGGCGGCCTGGCCGTCGGACTCGTCGACCTGGACTGGTTCAAGCAGGTCAACGACACCTACGGGCACCTGCTGGGGGATCGGGTCCTGCAGCGGGTCGTGGACCTGCTGCAGGAGGCGCTGCCGTCGGGCTCGTTCTGCGCGCGCTACGGCGGCGAGGAGTTCGTGCTCGTGCTGCCCTCCATCGACGCGGCCCGCGCGGTGGCGGTGTGCGAGGCGGCGCGGATCCGCATCGAGCGGTTCCCCTGGTCCCAGCTGGCGCCGGGGCTGCGCGTCACCGTGAGCATCGGGATGGCGCACGAACCGGACACCGGGCAGCACGCTTCGCCGTCCGCGACCGCCGAGCAGCAGCTCATCGGCGCGGACGCGCTGCTGTACGCGGCCAAGCAATCGGGCCGCAACGCCGTCGCCTACCGTTCCGCGAGCGAGGTCCACATCGCGGGCCTGGGCGCGGAGCGGCGCGCCGGGGCCAGACTGCTCGGCTACTGA
- a CDS encoding LCP family glycopolymer transferase codes for MPQDPRHGQHGHHSPHQDGGPDEDNAPEQQSGRRRRALGDDGTGGTRVFDLLSKHGKAPGAGTGSHRRAAEPEPPDGSGGRRSRAAQPQQPQSPAAQQPPAAQQAPQSPQAPSRGRPTRGGPPPERRSDWTPPESASRPPTGRTRPAAPSRPAGDGRHSEPRGQQPAAPPNRQAPQRPQPPAQQPPAQQPPAQQPPAAQEPPVQQPPAAQQPPTQQPPAQDAQAAEWSAPGRAPQGPAARRGRGQQPPAPQEPRTGGHRSAEPPADAQPPARPGHPQTGRQPAPGRPQRPQDAPRRRRPDPQQAAAGSLGAASDAAATHIAKALSGEPTAEPEAPRRRREAPPADAQPPARPGRPGRPGRPAPSPAAEDPEATAVVPAVPAEPEKPPAEATKVTRVPETGPAREAADETAIVAPVTADDAEDADEDDADSAENDSDEIRQIDATLARFSAVHDEIAIEEDARRKKYSWLFGMRKEPELGRDMPFDFVEGRDAGSSRMDWKKEQRKRRTIRILKALAVAAALTIFVATGIGWSAKAWVDAKFKDIAALDPNSSSIKDISKQSGDRNFLLLGSDTRAGATEADGVGDTTDEPGARADTTMIAHIPADRSRVLVVSFPRDLQVDIPSCERWNPDTGQYTGEEVAPRPATKLNEAYAVGGPKCTTKVVQQLSGLSITNFLGIDFQGFKSMVDAMHGVDICSSIPIVDRKLGVVLPEAGPQTLSGTQALNYVRARYVEGDPTSDYGRMQRQQLFLSSLLRKAMSGQVLMDPQKLGGFVDAVAANTFGENVGTDQLLELGRSMQGMDAGKITFITVPTTGYANDEGMEELDGSEAAALFRAIIEDAPVSPRQAGVPGAAGGSGPASTGPASMSSASFGRAATAKPSDVPVRVVNASGRDGLAGRTADELSAAGYPVAGSETLSATSERTVVRHGAANAAAARLLASSVPGATTVQDDAAGGELRLELGTSYAGPVRAPGGQQAEMPSDLSTVNAGSDVCG; via the coding sequence GTGCCGCAGGACCCCCGGCACGGCCAGCACGGGCACCACAGTCCCCACCAAGACGGGGGCCCGGACGAGGACAACGCCCCCGAACAGCAGTCCGGGCGGCGCCGCCGCGCGTTAGGCGACGACGGCACCGGCGGGACGCGGGTGTTCGACCTCCTGTCCAAGCACGGCAAGGCCCCCGGCGCGGGCACCGGCTCGCACCGCCGAGCCGCCGAACCCGAACCCCCCGACGGCAGTGGCGGACGCCGGTCGCGCGCCGCGCAGCCGCAGCAGCCGCAGTCCCCCGCGGCCCAGCAACCTCCCGCCGCGCAGCAGGCCCCCCAGTCCCCGCAAGCACCGTCCCGCGGCCGCCCCACCCGCGGCGGCCCGCCGCCGGAACGGCGCTCCGACTGGACCCCGCCCGAATCCGCCTCCCGCCCGCCGACCGGGCGCACCCGCCCCGCCGCGCCGAGCCGCCCGGCCGGGGACGGCAGGCACTCCGAGCCGCGCGGGCAGCAACCCGCGGCTCCGCCGAACCGGCAGGCACCGCAGCGCCCCCAGCCGCCCGCCCAGCAGCCGCCCGCGCAGCAACCGCCGGCCCAGCAACCTCCCGCCGCGCAGGAACCCCCGGTCCAGCAACCGCCGGCCGCGCAGCAGCCGCCCACCCAGCAACCTCCCGCGCAGGACGCGCAGGCCGCCGAGTGGTCGGCACCCGGCCGCGCCCCGCAAGGCCCCGCCGCGCGCCGCGGCCGCGGGCAGCAGCCGCCCGCGCCGCAGGAGCCGCGCACCGGCGGCCACCGCTCCGCCGAACCGCCCGCCGACGCGCAGCCACCCGCGCGCCCCGGGCACCCGCAGACCGGCAGGCAGCCCGCCCCCGGACGTCCGCAGCGGCCGCAGGACGCGCCGCGGCGCCGCCGCCCCGACCCGCAGCAAGCCGCTGCGGGCTCGCTGGGCGCCGCGTCGGACGCCGCGGCCACCCACATCGCCAAGGCGCTCTCCGGCGAACCCACCGCCGAGCCCGAGGCTCCGCGCAGGCGCCGGGAGGCCCCGCCCGCCGACGCGCAGCCACCCGCGCGCCCCGGCCGCCCCGGACGGCCCGGCCGCCCTGCACCGTCGCCCGCCGCCGAGGACCCCGAGGCGACCGCCGTGGTCCCCGCGGTGCCCGCCGAGCCGGAGAAGCCGCCGGCCGAGGCCACCAAGGTCACCCGCGTCCCGGAGACCGGCCCGGCGCGCGAGGCCGCGGACGAGACCGCGATCGTCGCGCCCGTCACCGCCGACGACGCCGAGGACGCGGACGAGGACGACGCGGACTCCGCCGAGAACGACAGCGACGAGATCCGCCAGATCGACGCGACGCTGGCCAGGTTCTCCGCGGTCCACGACGAGATCGCGATCGAGGAGGACGCGCGGCGCAAGAAGTACTCGTGGCTGTTCGGCATGCGCAAGGAGCCCGAGCTGGGCCGCGACATGCCGTTCGACTTCGTCGAGGGCCGGGACGCCGGATCGTCCCGGATGGACTGGAAGAAGGAGCAGCGCAAGCGCCGCACCATCCGGATCCTCAAGGCCCTCGCGGTCGCCGCCGCGCTGACGATCTTCGTCGCGACCGGCATCGGCTGGAGCGCGAAGGCGTGGGTGGACGCGAAGTTCAAGGACATCGCCGCGCTCGACCCGAACTCCTCGTCGATCAAGGACATCTCGAAGCAGTCCGGGGACCGGAACTTCCTGCTGCTCGGTTCGGACACCCGTGCCGGGGCGACCGAGGCGGACGGGGTCGGCGACACCACCGACGAGCCCGGCGCCCGCGCCGACACGACGATGATCGCGCACATCCCGGCGGACCGGAGCCGCGTGCTCGTCGTGTCCTTCCCGCGCGACCTGCAGGTGGACATCCCGTCGTGCGAGCGCTGGAACCCGGACACCGGCCAGTACACCGGCGAGGAGGTCGCGCCGCGCCCGGCGACCAAGCTGAACGAGGCGTACGCGGTCGGCGGGCCGAAGTGCACCACCAAGGTCGTGCAGCAGCTGTCCGGCCTGTCGATCACGAACTTCCTGGGCATCGACTTCCAGGGCTTCAAGTCGATGGTGGACGCGATGCACGGCGTGGACATCTGCTCGTCCATCCCGATCGTGGACCGCAAGCTCGGCGTGGTGCTGCCGGAGGCGGGCCCGCAGACGCTGAGCGGCACGCAGGCGCTGAACTACGTGCGCGCCCGCTACGTGGAGGGCGACCCGACCTCGGACTACGGCCGGATGCAGCGCCAGCAGCTGTTCCTGTCCTCGCTGCTGCGCAAGGCGATGTCCGGGCAGGTGCTGATGGACCCGCAGAAGCTCGGCGGTTTCGTGGACGCGGTCGCGGCGAACACCTTCGGGGAGAACGTCGGCACCGACCAGCTGCTCGAACTGGGGCGCTCGATGCAGGGCATGGACGCGGGCAAGATCACCTTCATCACCGTGCCGACCACCGGTTACGCGAACGACGAGGGCATGGAGGAGCTGGACGGCTCCGAGGCCGCCGCGCTGTTCCGGGCGATCATCGAGGACGCTCCGGTGTCGCCGCGGCAGGCGGGCGTGCCGGGGGCCGCGGGCGGCTCCGGCCCCGCTTCGACGGGCCCCGCTTCGATGAGCTCGGCCTCGTTCGGCCGCGCCGCCACGGCCAAGCCGTCCGACGTGCCGGTGCGGGTGGTCAACGCGTCCGGCCGGGACGGGCTGGCGGGGCGCACCGCCGACGAGCTGAGTGCGGCGGGCTACCCGGTGGCCGGTTCGGAGACGTTGTCCGCGACGAGCGAGCGGACCGTGGTCCGGCACGGCGCGGCGAACGCGGCCGCGGCCCGGCTGCTGGCGTCCTCGGTGCCGGGGGCGACCACCGTGCAGGACGACGCGGCCGGTGGTGAGCTGCGGCTGGAGCTGGGAACCTCGTACGCCGGTCCGGTGCGGGCGCCGGGCGGACAGCAGGCCGAGATGCCGTCGGACCTGAGCACGGTGAACGCCGGCTCGGACGTGTGCGGCTGA
- the phoU gene encoding phosphate signaling complex protein PhoU, producing MREVYQEQLGDLAEELASMSTMVGTAMERATKALLEADLTLAEQVIEEDVHVDEARARAEEQAFGLLALQAPVAGDLRTVISTIHAAEDLERMGDLALHVAKAARRRHPQPVLPEPVQEYFAEMGRVAVDLCARAAAVIRSRDIDAARDLEAADDAVDDLHRHLFTVMMSSEWSHGVAAAVDVTLLGRFYERFADHAVAVGRRVVFTVTGSMPTS from the coding sequence ATGCGTGAGGTCTACCAGGAACAGCTCGGCGATCTCGCCGAGGAGCTCGCCTCGATGTCGACCATGGTCGGAACGGCGATGGAGCGCGCCACGAAGGCGCTACTGGAGGCCGATCTGACTCTGGCCGAACAGGTCATCGAGGAGGACGTGCACGTCGACGAGGCCCGCGCCCGCGCCGAGGAGCAGGCGTTCGGCCTGCTCGCCCTGCAGGCGCCCGTGGCAGGCGACCTGCGCACCGTCATCTCCACGATCCACGCCGCCGAGGACCTGGAGCGGATGGGCGACCTGGCGCTGCACGTCGCGAAGGCGGCCCGCCGCAGGCACCCGCAGCCGGTGCTGCCGGAGCCGGTGCAGGAGTACTTCGCCGAGATGGGCCGGGTCGCGGTGGACCTGTGCGCCCGCGCCGCCGCGGTGATCCGCTCCCGCGACATCGACGCCGCCCGCGACCTGGAGGCCGCCGACGACGCCGTGGACGACCTCCACCGCCACCTGTTCACCGTGATGATGAGCTCCGAGTGGTCGCACGGGGTGGCCGCGGCGGTGGACGTGACCCTGCTGGGCCGGTTCTACGAGCGGTTCGCCGACCACGCGGTCGCCGTCGGCCGCCGGGTGGTGTTCACCGTGACCGGGAGCATGCCGACCAGCTGA
- a CDS encoding helix-turn-helix domain-containing protein encodes MHRRRLGGELRKLRESAGRTHREVAAHLDCSQGKISQIELGRVPVRTSDVRLMAEFYGITGDRIDELIELAQGSKERGWWQRYPTTAQRPGFDTHLGLETAAKAVSCFGADPIPELLHTAEYSTALFDAELHAPTEADRQERLTVTTTRQQRLLGAEPLELWAVLDEAALRRSVGGPVVMRQQLEHLVLMGYRRNVTIQVLPFAHGGHPLMGERISVFSFPSDADPQVVHVGDAAGSRFLDKPADTGDYLTAFEKVCGIALPPKESSAYISAVADDWKA; translated from the coding sequence GTGCACCGCCGGCGCCTCGGCGGTGAACTGCGCAAGCTGCGCGAGTCCGCGGGCCGCACGCACCGCGAGGTCGCCGCCCACCTGGACTGCTCGCAGGGCAAGATCAGCCAGATCGAGCTGGGCCGGGTGCCGGTGCGCACCTCCGACGTGCGGTTGATGGCCGAGTTCTACGGCATCACCGGTGACCGGATCGACGAGCTGATCGAACTCGCCCAGGGCTCCAAGGAGCGCGGCTGGTGGCAGCGGTACCCGACGACCGCGCAGCGCCCCGGCTTCGATACGCACCTGGGCCTGGAGACGGCGGCGAAGGCGGTCAGCTGCTTCGGCGCCGACCCCATCCCGGAACTGCTGCACACCGCCGAGTACTCCACCGCCCTGTTCGACGCGGAGCTGCACGCCCCCACCGAGGCGGACCGGCAGGAGCGGCTCACCGTCACCACCACCCGCCAGCAGCGGCTGCTCGGCGCGGAACCGCTGGAGCTGTGGGCGGTGCTGGACGAGGCCGCGCTGCGCCGCAGCGTCGGCGGGCCGGTGGTGATGCGCCAGCAGCTGGAGCACCTGGTGCTGATGGGCTACCGGCGGAACGTGACCATCCAGGTGCTGCCGTTCGCGCACGGCGGGCACCCGCTGATGGGCGAGCGGATCTCGGTGTTCTCGTTCCCGTCGGACGCCGACCCGCAGGTCGTGCACGTCGGGGACGCCGCGGGCTCGCGCTTCCTGGACAAGCCCGCCGACACCGGCGACTACCTGACCGCGTTCGAGAAGGTCTGCGGCATCGCGCTGCCCCCGAAGGAGTCCAGCGCCTACATCTCCGCGGTCGCCGACGACTGGAAGGCCTGA
- the pstB gene encoding phosphate ABC transporter ATP-binding protein PstB, which yields MAKRLDIKDLNLYYGKFHAVQDVTLQVPARSVTAFIGPSGCGKSTVLRSLNRMHEVVPGARVDGKVLLDGEDIYGAHVDPVQVRRTIGMVFQRPNPFPTMSIRDNVVAGLKLAGEKNKKHLDEVTERALRGANLWEEVKDRLGKPGGGLSGGQQQRLCIARAIAVQPDVLLMDEPCSALDPISTLAIEDLISTLKQEYTIVIVTHNMQQAARVSDQTAFFNLRAVGEPGQLVEIDETGRIFSNPSQKATEDYISGRFG from the coding sequence ATGGCCAAGCGTCTCGACATCAAGGACCTCAACCTGTACTACGGCAAGTTCCACGCCGTGCAGGACGTGACCTTGCAGGTTCCGGCCCGCAGCGTCACCGCGTTCATCGGCCCCTCCGGCTGCGGCAAGTCGACCGTGCTGCGGTCGCTGAACCGCATGCACGAGGTCGTGCCGGGAGCCCGCGTCGACGGCAAGGTGCTGCTCGACGGCGAGGACATCTACGGCGCCCACGTCGACCCGGTGCAGGTGCGCCGCACCATCGGCATGGTCTTCCAGCGGCCCAACCCGTTCCCCACCATGTCCATCCGGGACAACGTGGTGGCCGGGCTGAAGCTCGCCGGGGAGAAGAACAAGAAGCACCTCGACGAGGTCACCGAGCGGGCGCTGCGCGGCGCGAACCTGTGGGAAGAGGTCAAGGACCGGCTGGGCAAGCCCGGCGGCGGCCTCTCCGGCGGTCAGCAGCAGCGGCTCTGCATCGCGCGGGCCATCGCCGTGCAGCCGGACGTGCTGCTGATGGACGAGCCGTGCTCGGCGCTGGACCCGATCTCCACGCTGGCGATCGAGGACCTGATCTCCACGCTGAAGCAGGAGTACACGATCGTCATCGTCACGCACAACATGCAGCAGGCGGCGCGGGTCAGCGACCAGACCGCGTTCTTCAACCTGCGCGCGGTGGGCGAGCCCGGTCAGCTCGTCGAGATCGACGAGACCGGGCGGATCTTCTCCAACCCCAGCCAGAAGGCCACCGAGGACTACATCTCCGGCCGCTTCGGCTGA
- the pstA gene encoding phosphate ABC transporter permease PstA: MTTNAADVERPAAPPAFQHLGFARKFKNHLATTVFTAAFVIAVIPLLWVLITLLQRGLAPVLSSTWWTHSFNGLLPTDFGGGINHALAGTLLEGLICAVISVPLGVLVAIYLIEYGQNSRFAKVATFMVDILSGLPSIVAGLFIYALWITTFGFNRSGFAVALSLVLLMVPVVVRVTETMLLIVPDELREASYALGVPKWKTIVKVVLPTALSGILTGVMLGLARVLGETAPLLILVGYSSSISYDMFGGELASLPLTIFMERGTGTAAGDARMWGAALTLVLVIMLINLVASLLSRLFAVKTK, from the coding sequence ATGACAACGAACGCCGCTGACGTCGAGCGCCCCGCCGCACCCCCGGCGTTCCAGCACCTCGGGTTCGCCCGCAAGTTCAAGAACCACCTCGCGACCACCGTGTTCACCGCGGCGTTCGTGATCGCCGTCATCCCGCTGCTGTGGGTGCTGATCACCCTGCTGCAGCGCGGGCTCGCCCCGGTGCTGAGCAGCACCTGGTGGACGCACTCGTTCAACGGGCTGCTGCCCACCGATTTCGGCGGCGGCATCAACCACGCGCTCGCGGGCACCCTGCTCGAAGGGCTCATCTGCGCGGTCATCTCGGTGCCGCTGGGCGTGCTGGTCGCGATCTACCTGATCGAGTACGGGCAGAACTCGCGGTTCGCGAAGGTCGCCACCTTCATGGTGGACATCCTCAGCGGCCTCCCGTCGATCGTGGCCGGCCTGTTCATCTACGCGCTGTGGATCACCACGTTCGGCTTCAACCGGAGCGGGTTCGCGGTGGCGCTCTCGCTGGTGCTGCTGATGGTGCCGGTGGTCGTGCGCGTCACCGAGACGATGCTGCTGATCGTCCCGGACGAGCTGCGCGAAGCGTCCTACGCGCTGGGCGTGCCCAAGTGGAAGACGATCGTGAAGGTCGTGCTGCCCACCGCGCTGTCCGGCATCCTCACCGGCGTCATGCTCGGGCTCGCGCGCGTGCTGGGCGAGACCGCGCCGCTGCTGATCCTCGTGGGCTACTCCAGCTCGATCAGCTACGACATGTTCGGCGGCGAGCTCGCGTCCCTGCCGCTCACGATCTTCATGGAGCGCGGGACCGGCACCGCCGCCGGCGACGCCCGCATGTGGGGCGCCGCGCTCACCCTCGTTCTCGTCATCATGCTGATCAACCTCGTGGCGTCGCTGCTGTCGAGGCTGTTCGCCGTCAAGACCAAGTAG